In a single window of the Niabella ginsenosidivorans genome:
- a CDS encoding YciE/YciF ferroxidase family protein: MAKKTSTAGKVPAKKEAAEALQDFFADGLKDIYWAEKALVKALPEMQKNASSGKLKTAIGDHLEETKGQVARLEEVFRLIGKKAQAAKCDAMDGLLKEGDSILKETKPGAVRDAGIIAASQKVEHYEIATYGTLATFAVQLGHKEAARLLQDTLKQEKNCDILLSKLAKSEINLKAK, from the coding sequence ATGGCTAAAAAAACAAGCACTGCCGGAAAAGTGCCCGCAAAAAAAGAGGCAGCAGAAGCATTACAGGATTTTTTTGCAGATGGGCTTAAAGACATTTACTGGGCAGAAAAAGCACTGGTAAAAGCACTTCCTGAAATGCAGAAAAATGCATCTTCCGGAAAATTAAAAACAGCAATCGGGGATCATCTGGAAGAAACAAAGGGACAGGTGGCCCGGCTGGAAGAAGTGTTCCGGCTGATCGGGAAAAAGGCACAGGCCGCAAAATGCGACGCTATGGACGGCTTATTAAAGGAAGGCGATAGTATATTAAAAGAAACAAAACCAGGTGCCGTAAGGGATGCGGGTATCATTGCCGCCAGCCAGAAAGTGGAGCATTATGAAATAGCCACTTATGGAACACTGGCCACTTTTGCTGTTCAGCTGGGCCATAAGGAAGCGGCCAGATTGCTGCAGGATACCTTAAAGCAGGAAAAGAACTGCGACATCCTGCTTTCAAAGCTGGCAAAATCAGAAATAAACTTAAAAGCAAAATGA
- a CDS encoding LuxR C-terminal-related transcriptional regulator, translating to MYGVVIKEAAYLLGLSTHTVKSYYKNIIKKFNVNRTADLIVFAIKMDSIASQNNREPFNHNFICSAGCRTCR from the coding sequence ATGTATGGGGTTGTGATAAAAGAGGCAGCCTATCTGTTAGGGTTGAGTACGCATACCGTTAAAAGTTATTATAAAAACATAATAAAAAAATTTAACGTAAACAGAACAGCCGACCTTATTGTATTTGCTATAAAAATGGATTCTATAGCTTCTCAAAATAACAGGGAGCCTTTCAACCACAACTTCATATGCTCTGCTGGCTGCCGCACCTGCCGGTAA
- a CDS encoding VOC family protein gives MNFNGNAEEAFNFYKSVFGGVFTKIIRFKDLSNTEHPLAENEANKIMHIALPIGNSSLMGNDVPEFMGRVNENENRSKIFVSTESREEADKLFNGLSAGGTVEMPIGDSPWGSYFAMFRDKFGIEWMVEFAQI, from the coding sequence ATCAACTTCAACGGAAATGCCGAAGAAGCGTTCAATTTTTACAAATCAGTATTTGGCGGAGTGTTCACAAAGATTATCCGCTTCAAGGATTTATCAAATACGGAACATCCATTGGCAGAAAATGAAGCAAATAAGATAATGCACATTGCTTTACCAATTGGTAACAGCAGTTTAATGGGCAACGATGTTCCGGAATTTATGGGCCGGGTAAATGAAAATGAAAACAGGTCTAAAATATTTGTTAGTACAGAAAGTCGTGAAGAAGCAGATAAATTATTTAATGGGCTTTCAGCAGGCGGAACTGTTGAAATGCCAATTGGTGACAGCCCGTGGGGCTCCTATTTTGCTATGTTCAGAGACAAATTCGGTATTGAATGGATGGTAGAGTTTGCCCAAATATAG
- a CDS encoding nuclear transport factor 2 family protein yields the protein MTTQQIADRFYELDSKHDSQTIYSELYAADAKSIEPAHSPWNSVQGVDAIREKGKNFNEAIEEMHGGHTTPPIVARNFFACAMGLDATLKGQGRMQMNEIALYEVKDGKIISEQFFY from the coding sequence ATGACAACACAACAAATTGCCGATCGCTTTTACGAACTGGATTCAAAGCATGATTCCCAAACTATTTATTCGGAGTTATACGCCGCTGATGCCAAAAGCATTGAGCCGGCGCACAGCCCGTGGAATTCTGTTCAGGGCGTGGACGCCATACGCGAAAAAGGAAAGAATTTCAATGAAGCGATTGAGGAGATGCATGGCGGGCACACCACCCCTCCCATTGTTGCGCGGAACTTTTTTGCCTGCGCCATGGGGCTTGATGCTACCTTAAAAGGACAAGGCCGCATGCAGATGAATGAAATTGCATTATACGAGGTAAAGGACGGAAAAATCATTTCCGAGCAATTCTTTTATTAA
- a CDS encoding MBL fold metallo-hydrolase, translated as MTSLYITALNSGSNGNCYYIGNDEEAVLIDAGLSCRETEKRMYRLGLAMKKVKAIFISHEHSDHIRGLEVLSRKHQLPVYISPGTLRQAGLQLDPDLVRPLCAGTPVHIGALVVSAFLKYHDAADPHSFTVEDHHTCIGIFTDIGKVCEKISAHFKRCHAAFLEANYDEEMLEKGRYPYYLKKRIRGGLGHLSNKEALDLFLSCRPAHMSHLFLSHLSADNNHPDLVHDLFHKQATTTHIVIASRYEETPVYRVSGNKAPHSSVPLTLGQLTLF; from the coding sequence ATGACCAGCCTTTATATTACGGCGCTTAATTCCGGCAGCAATGGCAACTGTTATTATATTGGTAACGATGAGGAGGCGGTATTGATTGATGCCGGCTTATCCTGCCGGGAAACAGAGAAAAGAATGTACCGGCTGGGGCTGGCGATGAAAAAAGTAAAAGCGATATTCATATCGCACGAGCACAGCGACCATATCAGGGGCCTGGAAGTGCTATCCCGTAAGCACCAGCTCCCCGTATACATTTCTCCGGGAACGCTGCGTCAGGCAGGCTTGCAGCTGGACCCGGACCTGGTACGGCCACTGTGCGCAGGAACACCCGTCCACATCGGCGCGCTCGTGGTCAGTGCCTTCCTGAAATATCATGATGCCGCAGACCCGCACAGCTTTACGGTAGAGGATCATCATACCTGTATCGGCATTTTTACAGATATCGGGAAAGTTTGCGAAAAGATCAGTGCTCATTTCAAAAGATGTCATGCGGCTTTCCTGGAAGCCAACTATGATGAGGAGATGCTTGAGAAGGGCCGGTATCCCTATTACCTTAAAAAAAGAATCCGCGGCGGCCTGGGGCATTTATCCAATAAAGAAGCACTGGATCTTTTTCTTTCCTGCAGACCGGCGCATATGAGCCACCTGTTCCTCTCCCATCTTTCTGCGGACAATAACCACCCGGATCTGGTTCATGACCTTTTTCATAAGCAGGCAACAACTACCCATATTGTAATTGCCTCGCGGTACGAAGAAACACCGGTGTACAGGGTTTCAGGTAATAAGGCGCCTCATTCCAGCGTTCCGCTCACGCTGGGACAGCTGACGTTGTTTTGA
- a CDS encoding DUF6766 family protein: MVTNKRYPVLKRKGYLWVTLALFILSLALHWGFGWKAYISDQMEHGRQPEISGYVVEMIRDTMENWQSEFLQLIWQVAGLSFLWYCGSPQSKEGDERKEEKLDYIIRKLEPEKAEQLLSEWKQKYPDH, encoded by the coding sequence ATGGTAACAAATAAAAGATATCCGGTCCTGAAACGCAAAGGTTACCTGTGGGTAACGCTTGCACTATTTATTCTTTCATTAGCCCTTCATTGGGGATTTGGCTGGAAAGCGTATATAAGTGACCAGATGGAGCATGGCCGGCAGCCGGAGATAAGCGGATACGTTGTTGAAATGATAAGAGATACCATGGAAAACTGGCAATCAGAGTTTCTGCAACTGATCTGGCAGGTAGCAGGGCTCTCATTTTTATGGTATTGCGGGTCGCCGCAATCGAAAGAAGGAGATGAGCGCAAAGAAGAAAAGCTGGATTATATTATTCGCAAACTGGAGCCGGAAAAAGCAGAACAACTCCTGAGCGAATGGAAGCAAAAGTATCCGGATCATTAA
- a CDS encoding SDR family NAD(P)-dependent oxidoreductase: protein MTHRLSRSKQRRVDNQVWVITGASGGLGRGIAVEAAKYKARVVLAARSREDLEAVATQIRSYGGEAWVAPTDISDTTAVRQLRAGTVARWKKIDVWVNNAGVTAIGCLWDVPLKDHSRIIDVNLKGTLYCSYEAIQQFRLQGYGKLINIASAESVLPTPYQAAYVAAKAGIKNMDIGLRQELRLAGLQKIQVLSIDPWALNTPIWDHAASYSGHAPRMGLLDRVPKVVNVVLQAAVSSRSRDIAVGWKTKVAYAVHQLFPALAHRISANIVYKYQMKEAPAMPPSPGNLFQSLPPTQVETDIRERMKKEKAQKIPGRR from the coding sequence ATGACGCATCGTTTAAGCCGTTCTAAACAACGCAGGGTTGACAATCAGGTATGGGTAATTACTGGAGCTTCAGGCGGCCTGGGGCGGGGAATAGCCGTGGAAGCAGCTAAATATAAAGCGCGGGTGGTACTTGCCGCCCGCAGCCGGGAAGATCTGGAAGCGGTGGCCACGCAGATCAGGAGTTATGGCGGTGAGGCATGGGTAGCGCCAACAGATATCAGTGATACCACAGCCGTCAGGCAGTTACGGGCCGGCACCGTTGCCCGTTGGAAAAAGATCGATGTTTGGGTAAACAATGCTGGCGTTACAGCCATCGGGTGCCTCTGGGATGTTCCCCTAAAGGACCATAGCCGCATCATCGATGTAAATCTGAAAGGCACGCTGTACTGCAGTTATGAAGCTATACAGCAATTCCGGCTGCAGGGCTATGGAAAGCTGATAAATATAGCATCAGCAGAAAGTGTATTGCCAACGCCTTACCAGGCGGCATACGTTGCTGCAAAGGCAGGCATAAAAAACATGGACATTGGTCTGCGCCAGGAGTTGCGCCTGGCCGGGTTGCAAAAGATTCAGGTACTATCTATAGATCCCTGGGCATTGAACACACCCATCTGGGATCATGCAGCCAGCTATAGCGGGCATGCGCCCCGTATGGGTTTACTGGACAGGGTTCCCAAAGTGGTAAATGTGGTACTGCAGGCTGCCGTATCATCCCGAAGCCGGGATATAGCCGTGGGGTGGAAAACAAAGGTTGCTTATGCTGTTCATCAATTATTCCCGGCGCTTGCTCACAGAATTTCGGCCAATATTGTATACAAATACCAAATGAAGGAAGCGCCTGCAATGCCGCCTTCACCCGGAAATCTGTTTCAATCCCTGCCACCAACGCAGGTCGAAACAGATATCCGGGAAAGAATGAAGAAGGAAAAGGCCCAGAAAATACCAGGCCGCCGGTAG